The following DNA comes from Excalfactoria chinensis isolate bCotChi1 chromosome 5, bCotChi1.hap2, whole genome shotgun sequence.
GTGTAGTTCCCCTTGAAACACGTTGAGAAACAGAGGCAcacaaatgcacagaaagagaGTGAGAGATGCAGCCTTCAGCAGTTCCACACTGATGTGTCATCTAGGCACATCATACAAGGAACTCTGTGCTCACTGTACTCCAGAGGGCATCATCAGAACAGCAACCCATCGTGGTTTTAAATGGCTTTCAGGGCAGTcagttaaatatatttaagagATCAAACTGTTCCTCCACCAGGGAAGCAAGCATGCAGTTTTTCTAATTTGAATAATTGATTCATTTTGGACTGCAACCAGCCTGTTTCCAAGGGAATTCATGCTGGATGACTTTTGTTAATTGAGACAATTTACTGAAGGTGAAACAGTGTTATTAAGATCTTGCAGTaatattaaaaaagtaaattggAGTTCAAAATAATAAGATACCTAATGTAGCTTGACCTAGATCTAGAGGAGCAAATGGAAGAATTCCTAACAGCACTGTtgttaatgaattatttttcaaaatgccAGAGAAGCGGCCCATTAActctagaaaataaaatactgcatgttCATATTAGGCATATTATTTtatcaaatactgaaaaagaatgTCAGAAAATTTCAGAGTTAGATACATAGTTAATGAAACTGTTTTATgcaaaaggggggaaaaatcaGGCTTCAATGCTGATAAGATCAGAGATTGTTATGCATTagaatttattcattttttttcctcttgcattttTGTCCTTCACTTGCCGTTGGGATGCTCCTGCTGGATGTGAGGTACTCAGCTATGCAGTGATCTATTATATTTTCCAGCCTCACGTTAGCACACACCCTAATGCTCCTCCTCTGTAGTGCTGTAGGGGCTACAGACTTCTTCAGGGAGTTTGCTGTGAAGAAGGATCATATAAAACGCAAGTGGCCTTCCTGGGCTCACCTTCATGCAGTTACGTTCTAGCCTACTGGCCTGATGCTTCATCTGCAATTTAGGAGTACTTGCAGTTGGTGGCAGTACACCAATTCATAATGTTGCTGATTGTCCACCTGCATGCATGGCTACACCAGTCTGGATGGGGCACCACGGGCACTAGAGTGCCTTATCTCTGCCATCATATCACTATCCCTACAACAACCCTCAGCCACTATATACATTGATATTACCTCTTTAAGTTTACTAGCAAAGTCCCTAACACCTGTCTCTTCTTAGACAATTAAGAATGATTagataatttaaaacaaactaaataaGGCTATTAAAAGTCTGGTGTAGAGAAGCAGGATATTTCTATACAGAATATTGAAATGAGATCTCACCATGACATGCATCTAGCTGTCTTTTCATAATGCTTTACTTTGTATTATGGATGTGTTTAATTTTACTCATTTCAGTAGTTCTAATGTATCTAGTCAGGCTGTTTGCAGAGTTAATGGTGTATGCAAACTATTTGCTAGAGTGAAGGGCTGATTTCCCAGCAGGAGACTGTGCAGAAATGCAAGAGAACTCTAACAACTCTTATAAGCAAAGGCAGGTTTAGGCCATGCATATACAGCAAAAGTCAGGTGCCTCCCAACAAAAAATTGTCTTCACTGTTTGCTCTGCTCCATTCCTAATGTAATAATGCCTGTCTGACTTGGTTAATATTTTCTAGGGGACGCTTTGCTTTCATAATGCTATTTAACAGTATAAATAAGAGAGGGTGCTGCAAGGTAGTTCTGGTGAGGACAGCAGGATCCTTGAAAGCTGCTGTAAGTAGTAACTATTTTTCCTACAGAGGCTTCAAAAGCAGATCATATTGCAGTCAATTGATTTAAAGACTTTCATAGTATATTAAATCTGTTTTAGCAACCGTTTCAGTGGTAAAGAGGCTTACTTGGCCAACTGGATACAAAGCACACAGGCACCACTTAGGCATTTGCCTGTATATAGTTAGGTGACTGGCAGGACTACTAATAATGGCAGAGTAGGGTGTCACTGCCTTTGGGAAATGCAAGGCGATTTCTGGAGCCAACAGATCTTAAACATCTAAAGAAGGGAATTTCCCCCAACACAcctcctgctcttcccagctgGAGGGAATGGGCCCTGTCCTGTTCAGAGCCTGGAGATGGGTGCCTAGAGCACTGATCATGTTTTTTAACTAATTTTACTTATTGTCATATTCAAGAAGCAATATCTTTGCTTAGAGAATGGGATATCTGAGCTGTACTTCTCTTTCAGATGAGACATCTCCTTGTATCCTCCACTCATCAGACTGAAGGATAATtgagggggaaggagggagaagtTGTTCTTTGGCCACTCAGGTGAGCTGAAATCACAGTAATGCCAAACTGTAATGTTCCTGTAGAGACTGTGTAGTGGTCGGGTGTacactggaaagcagaaagcatgaaCTCAGTTTGATCCATTCATAACTGCTGTAAATACTGCACTggttcctttttgttttctttttttcttctggccTCAGTAATGCTTTATCCATAGGTGTGTGTAGTAGCTCAGATCCAAAAAGTAAATACCAAGAGTGCTCTGGTAGATGAGTGAGAGCTTGTGTTCACCTGTTTCCAGGTAAAAGAAGCCTAGAAGTGGGTGTTGCCACTCCTAAGGGCTGCAACTCCTGGTGAGGTCTTCCATGCCAAGCTGTCTTGCAgaaggtttatttatttgtttatttacacCCATGTAGGATTATAAGCATTTCTAAAGGATACTGTAAAATTGATTTATATTTCTATCGCAAAAGTAATAACTTATGAAATAGTGACAATGACTGGATTCTTTACAGAAGCCAGTACCCTTGGCTTGTGCTTATGGTCTTCTCAAGCCTCATGTACAGGGGTATCACAACTCTGAATCTTAGAAATAAATGTCTAGCTGATCACTCTTGAAGAGCCCTAAGCTTGTCCAGGCACATAATGGGAGGTATCCTGAGAACTTTCAGGCCAGCTAGTAAAGAAAGTGAATCTGTGGTGATCCTGTGAATAGGCAGTCATGTGCAGTAGGTTTCTGAGATCAGTTTCTCACATACACATGTGAGTAGTCAAATCTTGTGACTTCTGTGTGtttgaattaatttcttctttggATATGACCACGAGCAGCTGAGATGAGCCCAACAGACAGCACTGATGGTGGTAGGGTCATGTCTTGTTATGCCTGGTCCCCCCAGGGAGCAGCTTTCAGGAAAAAGGTATCTCAGATTTCTtcatttgattgtttttaagAGGGAAGCAGCACCATCTGGTGAGTGAATGGCTCTTCTATTACGTGACTGCTTATGTTTTCAAATAGTGCAAATGTTCATGTTGTCTAAAATGAGATTAGTGGTGAAGATCCCTTACAGAAGCAGCATGGGATGATTACTGATCTCCAAATCACAGAGACAAAAGTCAGCCCTCAATTGGACAAACTAGCTGTATCCACAAAGAATCAGGTTCTGTCAGTTGGAAAATTTGGTCTCGTTCTGCTCTAGGTCTTCAAGTGGAATTATTTTGAGGTAACAGCCAATCCcagttttctccattttctttctaggAAAGAGCATCCTAAAAAAGTAATGTCTTTCTAGTTTCCATGGTCGGGAAGATTGTAATGTACTCAACAAATGTTATCACCAAATCTGTTACAGATAAATTGCTTTAAACATCACTATCCTGCAGGGCTTGGCATGTTCCTGTGCCATTGTTGAGTTTGACTGAAAGCTTTTCATGAATGAAACCTTTTCCTGAATACCAAAATTACATTGTCATGGCCTGACATAGACAAagggaataaaagaaacagagaattaAATTGGCTTTCTTCCAGGCTATTCAACAAATTAGTGTAAATATGAAATTGCGTTTGAATAGCTCTTTGCTGTATTCCCATGTCTGTGGGCAATCTGACAGAATGCCTCTTAGCAAAATGTTCTTCTGAAGACAGTATGAGTCTTAAGATAgaaagttttcttcaaaattatcCTTTTCAGATAGGGAATTCCCTAAGGGCTTTTTAGCAGATGTTCCCAGGCCTTTGTTTCTTAATACATAGATTGAAACTATTTTTGGTAGGATAACTCAATCATGAGGATAGCCTAAGAATCTGAATCTTCTGCTCCGTAAGGAAACAGTTGTTATCATTGGATAATCTTCTGCTAActtaaaaatgcagtaaaaacaaCTAGAATAATAAATACGAAGTAGTAGCTCCCAGTTGTATTCTAAAGACCTACAGGATCTAAAATCCGTCATGAAAGTGCCTTTATTCTTCAAAGAATAGCCTAACAGTGttacttctgtcttcagtgatttaaaaaaaagaaagcatgcagACAAAAAGGGAACTCTGCACACTACTGTTGCTGAGTCTTTCACAATCTCATGATTTTAAAATCATCCCTTACCAAGATTTCTGCAAAACCTGACTCATAAGTCTTGAATGTTTGTGATTGGCCAGTACTCAGTAACAGATGGGTTATTCACATTCAGATTGTAGTTAATTATCTGTGAATTCAAAGctataataaaatgaaattaattctgTGAAAACTAAACATAAAAGGCTAGTATGTTGTAACTGCATAGAGCAAAAATATCAgggtagaaggaaaaaaaccttctgAAAACTATAACCAATATTTTACAAAGCTCTTACTGCACCCATTAGCTATAATTTTGAGGCCAGATCAGTTAAATTCCATTCCTAATTTGCACttcaaataaatagaaatgcacAATTCAATGCCTATataaaaaaacacagcatataggtggattatttatttatttatttattttgtagataTTAAATGTGATGAGATGGGGAACAGGTAGTGTCTTaggtttaaaatgaaatatttctttctttcacattcaTGTTGTTGATAATATTGCCTGCAGCTGAGTAAATTCATAGTGAGTAATTTATCCAGAGGCAGATTCTGAATCAGACCTGTACACACATGGAAATAGATTGAGCTCACATTTAGTGCTTTTGTCTGGGAGCTGATTTCAAAGTCTGACTAACATATTGGATCACACATAGCTGGCTTTAAATATTCAGAATGAAAGTTTTTATGATGAGTTAGAAGTAGATAGTTATACTGAGCAGTATCATTTCAGTGACAGAATCAGAGGAGAAGAccaaaatataatttaaaactATTGTGCACAGTAATTGAAAATGTAGTTACTGGGACCCTCATGGCTATTCCATTTGTTAATATCATAGAGTTGCTGCAAGCAGGTCTGCATtttagaaatcacagaatcacagaattataggggttggaagggacctctagagatcatcgagtccaacccccctgccaaagcaggctccctacaccacgtcgcacaggtaggcgtccaggcgggtcttgaatatctccagagaaggagactccaccacctccctgggcagcctgttccagtgctccgtcaccctcaccgtaaagaagttcttgcgcacattcgtgcggaacttcctatgctggagtttcagcccattgcccctagtcctgtccccacgcactactgaaaagagaccagcctcgccactatagctcccacacctcaggtatttataaacctggatcgagtcccctctcagccttcttttctcaaggctaaacagacccagttccctaagtctctcctcgtaggggagatggtccaggcccttcaccatctttgtggccctccgctggactctttccaagagatccctgtcttaAATACTTTCATCAGACTTGCAGTTGTTTAAGTATCTgattaaaattcaaaatattttgttgttcttgtgcaaGACTAATTGTAACTAAATATTCAAATACTAATAAAATTTGATCCCTCTTATATTATGGAGAAACTGTGGCCATGATCATATTAATTTCTGACCACAACCTTTCAAGCCAAATAATACCAGAATAGAAAGGTGCAAGTAGATTAGCATATCTCATTGCACAAGTTTTAGCAAATCTAGCTCATTATTTCCACAAATCCTTTGCAAATCTTTCACCATTCTTTTGCATAGAATACCCAAGAAATGAGGCCCACTGGGACTCACGTTTCCAGTGTCCAACTGTAAGAGCTGATACAGTGTCAGCTCTGTATAGAAATGTAAATAACGCAGCCAAGAGTAACAAGATAAGATAAAAGTACTGTCCTTTGACCAGTAGAGCATCTGATAAAAATAAGGCCTTGTTTTTGTTAGTGTCATTGACTCCTTTTGCTGTGTCAAAAGTGAATCCACTCCAATGGTATGGTTAATATGGTATATTAAGAGATAAATTAAGAAcccaaagaaatgttttaagtgTCATGTCACTTTTtattgagaaagaaagagaacttATTTCTTAGAGACATAGTGCTTTATGTTTGGTTTGCTACTGAAAAACAACCACTATTAATTGTTCTGCCTTGAAATAGAAGGCCTTGTCAGTCTGaccaaaaggttatttaaagATCTCTGTGCCTAATTGTTCCAGTTCTATTTGTATGTAGCTACTGGTGGCTGTCTGTGtaaatttcctttcttccccttaTTTACAAAACATCCAGGCTTGCTCTGTGATTATCTTAGACCATTACTGTCAAAAGCACGGAAGTATTGAAGCCCTCTGATGATTAGTCATGGTGTGTTTTCTGGTGGAGTACTCTCCGTACACTGGCCTGCTGAGGGTGCTAAGTATTCAACAAATCAGTGCTGAACTTTGCTTTTTGGTGTACTTAGAGTGAGGCAGAAAGAGTTGTGGAAGATCAGTCAGGAGGTCGgggatattaaaacaaacaaacaacatcaacaacaaaaaaggggaaaaaaaaataacatgcctggcaagagattattttttttttcttttaaaggaaattgagatgagaaaaacacagcagctcctttttTTCATGAGAATGACAGAGTGACTCTTTCTACTTGATTAATTAGTTTATCTTaataatagatttttcttttctccatagGATTTTAATACAAGAAGATGAAGACTGTAATTTATATGTGTTTGCTTCTGGCTGGGCTTCATGCTTTTGCCTATGGTCAGCTTACTGCCAACCACCACAATGAACACGATCCAAATGAACCTAACGACCACATCCACCACAGTGCTGAAGCGATTGCTTGCCTTAAACTAGTGCCAAACAATGCTGACTTTGCATTTAAATTTCTAAATGAGGTTGCCCTAGAAGCACCTaataagaacattttcttctctcctgtgAGCATCTCCGCTGCCTTTGCAATGCTGGCCATGGGGGCTAGGTCAGTCACCAAGACTCAGATCTTGGAAGGACTTGCCTTTAATCTTACAGAAATTCAAGAGAAAGAGATACATGAAGGCTTCCACAATCTCATGCACATGATCAGCCATCCTGAGGGTGGGGTACAGCTCAACATGGGGAGTGCAATCTTTCTAACAGAGAAGCTGAAACCACTAAATAAGTTTTTAGATGATGTCAAACCTTTGTATCAAGTAGAGGTTTTTGCTACTGATTTCAACAATTCCATAGAGGCTGAGAAGGAGATCAATGATTAtgtagagaagaaaacacaagggAAGATTACTAATTTGGTTAAGGAAATGGATCCACAGACCGTAATGCTCCTGgctagctttgttttctttagaggtAAGTCATTTAATGTttgtgttatttgttttttatcaaATGATCCCATCAGCTGCCTTACTGGGAAATTGTTCCAGCAGAAATTTTCAAATGTGGGACTGAAGCACCTTGTGATGTGCTTGGTTGAAGGAGAACAGCAGAACTTTGCTTGAGGAGACCCTGGAGATCAGATCAGATCAGCCCAAGGCAGAtgcaggagctctgctctgggatgCAGCCTCTGTGCAGCCCTAGCACACTTTCACACTCCAGTTGCCCCACgttttttcagttctcagtaAATGCATGAATGCATGTCTAATATTTTAGAAGTCTGAACAAATGTGTGCTATTCACTGGCCTAATTTATTATATACTATAAAatcctatttttcttctcctgaagtCCTTGAAATATGTACAAACAAATATTTACGTATGAAAGAAGCTACTgaagagcagaggaaggcaTTTTAAGGAACAAAGTGGAAACAATGTTTCCAATGTGGATTTCAGGAGGTGGTATTAAGATGACACAGGAGCACTCAAATATAAGATCTTACATCAATTTTATCTACAGACCAGGACTTATTATTAAAGTTAATAGGCATCAAATAAAGAGTACGGATGCTGTCAGGTGAGCCCTTAAATCACAATTTGcagaaagaccactaagatcatgtGAAGAGAGAAGCAATGGAATCTAATATTCTCTCTTGACTGAGTAAAAGATTCTTGCTTTACTGTAACACACATCGTAAAATGGTAAGTTTGAAAACTGCAAATTTATGTATTGGAAAAATAGGTGCATACAACTAGTTATATAAAATTCCATTTATGATGGGATGAGACATGGGATATTCAGCTGTATTTCCCTTTCTGTATCAGGCAACTGGGAAAATCCTTTTAAACCAGAGAACACTGAAGAAAGGGAGTTCTTTGTGGATGCTGAAACTACTGTGAAAGTTCCTATGATGTATCAGGTTGGCACATTTGAATTGTATTTTGATAAGGACCTGCCTTGCACCGTGGTACGTCTTCATTTCAGTGGAAGTGCTACTGTGTTTCTAGCTCTGCcagcaaaagggaaaatggaGCAGTTAGAGCAAACTCTGGACAAGGAAAGAGTCAAGAAATGGTCAGACCATCTATTCCGGAGGTAATCTGTCAGTCAGTTGCAGCAGCACCTAGatctatatgtatataatttttcttttgggaATGCAGTACTAGAGGTTTGCTGACTCTGATACCTGagtgggttgttttttgcttgtttatccTAGTTATAAAAAATCTTTCAGTTGGTTGATATTTAACTTTTCCCTTGCTGATGCCTAAGTGACCTTATACTTCCCCATCAGAGCAGAAATCATCCTGATGGGGTCTTGAGAGCGCTGAACAGTAATCCCATATAGGGTTTCTAAAACCCAATCCACTGACTGAGTGAGAAAGTGGCAGTTCTAAGGCAACATCTCAGCTAATATGTTCTACCTTTATATATGTCACTGACACACCAAGACTCAGAAATATGTCTAAACCCTAAATAAACCATAACTTTGTATTAATTCGTAATATGCCCCACACGGATATTGTCCTTACAAGGACCATTACAGTATGCAGTGGTTGTTAGAGCAGGCTGGTGACTGATTACATGCACCCTGATTTTCTggaattctgtttctgaaactaTGAAAAAATATGAAGGGGTTCTGTGAGCTCCTACCATTGAAATTAATGTCAGTTAGTATGTCTTACAACCTTGTTTGACTGAAAGAGATCAAAGCACCAGTTGATGGGTAATATCAAGGTAATACAGGCCTAATTTACCAGGCTCTGCCCTGATTCTCAACAAGGCTTTGCAATTCACACAAATGATTCTTGGTGTATGCTATAGAGATGCTGCCACAGTTAATAAAGACATAGTGGGCAGCAAACTGAATGTgagctgtgaaaaataaaaacataactcTCAGGTGTGAAATTAGGAAAATCTGTATCTAAATAAGTTATTTGTGCATGCACCTTCAAGTCCAACGTATAAATATATTCTTCGTAGGAGTTATGGAGAACCAAAAGACAATTTTAATTCTTCCAGTTTGATTATTCTAGTGCTAATAAGCTTGGTGCTATCATCTTCTAATACACTGTGAAGTATCACATAAAGGCGGCAGCAGTGGGGCTTGAATTCTGTTCATTTTGGCTCTTCAGCAGGTTACTCTCAGGGAGAGACAGAAGATGTGAGCTACTTAAAAGGGCAAAACCTGCAATAGGTACCTAGAAGGTTCTGAGGGCCCCTAGACAGCAAGTGaaagaaatcaagcaaaaaGTGCAGTGAGCAGGAGTTATATACAGATAGCCTGGAGGTGGTGCAAATCCCATCAGGAGTATGTTGGGGGATACACTTTGATCTCTGGAGCTGGACAGAACTTTTTCTGCATGTCTACCCTGTCTGTGTCACACTGTTGAACACAGACTCTATCACAGCAAGTGTGCAGAGGAGAGACATTAGAAGATGTAGACCCAGTGTAGATGTCAGGATGAAGAACCTTCCCTGAGTCATGCCAAAGCACTGCTTTGGTTTGAATTGCTGGGCTTTATCACATCTTTCCCCAGGCAGAACTGTTTGTACCCTTTTTCATGTCCTTCCCTGCTTGAGTGATATGGGCTGTCACCTCTGTGTCTCATCTTTACTGACTGTAGAGAGACTCTCGTTACTGCCCTCCTTTGCTGAGAGCTTTCATATTTGCTACAGCAAAACACCAGATAGATATTGCTGTTACTACTATGAATTACAGCACCTGCATTACCCTGAGAAGAGCCAACAATCAGATTAGTGCTCATTGTATTTTTATGGCTGGTCCAGCCCCCTGGTCTGGTATTTGACACAAGTGGGAGTTACACAGCTTTCCTATGAACATTTACCTCTGCAAAAGATCTCTTGCCATCCtctgtatttattgtttttaatttgtttttgttttgttcctaaCAGCAAAATACAGCTCTACCTCCCCAAATTTTCTATCTCTGGGCACTATGAAATAACAAACATACTTAGCAAGATGGGAATTGTGGATGTGTTCACCAACCGGGCAGATCTCTCCGGCATCACTGGTGACCCAGAACTGAAGGTTTCTAAAGTAAGTCTGTGGCCACCaacccttttcttcctttcacaaaCATTTGTCCCTGTGGTGTCCAGAAACATCAGCTAAACACAACTCTTGGCTTCCTAGCTTGCCATACCCAGGGTTATCCTGGCTTCAGTCTGTAAATTCACAACCAGGGGGAGTTTGGCTGTCAGTGACAGTGATCAGATTAGTTTTCTGCACAGTTCTTTTTCCCAAGGCTGTTTTCAGGCAAGACCTCCTTGGGTGTATCTGGAGCGTGAGAAGCACATCAACCCTCAGCTCCTCAAGAAGAGCCATAAACATTACTACACACACCACAGCCCACCCTACTGCTCTGTTGACACAGTTTCAGAAGTGCAGCTCTGGCCCCCTCTAACATGTACCTGAAAAGCagacaagagcagagcagcactctgGTCACTTTGAGATACAATGGCTGGAGGCAGGTATGAAGGCCTACCAGGTCTGAGGGCCAGCTGGGCACTGGCACCTCTTTTATCTCAGCATGAGGAAAGACTGGTGAGAGGCATTAAGAAGAACAAGGGAAAGAACGatcaaagaaaatatcaagATAAGGGGATGCAatcattattattcttttatttgtgaATGTTGTGGCAATTTATCTTGTATTTGCTAAAACAgtcccttttcctcctcttcagaTGCCTCATTTTCTCAAAGGTAACTGggcaaataaaagcatttgacCCAGTAGAAAGCAGAGACTGTTATCCTCTTTTCATTTATCTcacaagaagcaaaagaaatttattttgttctgtccTGGTCTTCATTTAAAGCAGCTGCCTATAGCAGTGCAGCTCACATCTCTTCTTTGCCTACAAGTCATCTGTGGAGGACCTTCCAAAGAAGGAGAGATTTAAATGGAGTCTGTTTCGTCTTTCTGCCCAGAAtgactgtgttttctttcttcctaggCTTTCCATAAGGCTTCTCTGGAAGTTAATGAGAGAGGTACtgaggcagcagaagcagcttctCCTAAAATGATGGCCCTCTCTCTTGCTCCATCCATTGAATTCAACCGCCCCTTCCTGATGCTGATTTTTGATAGAGACACAAACAGTACTCTCTTCATAGGAAAAATATCTAACCCAACTACCACTAGCACAAGTGAGATATGAATtctagttattattattaattaaagaACTTGTGAAACTGCATGACGTTTATTTCCATTTGCACCAGCGTAGTATACAGCTCCTTTTCATAAAGAGTTCTTATTCCAAGTCATTATCAAAAACACAAGGTATTGATTTAGGAGGAAGtacaaaaattgttttaaattcatCTATCAAAGAATGACTTTTTTACTTGACCTAAAACCTGCTAAGATTTGCCAGTATTCACAGTGAAACATTTGTATAACAATGGAATATTACTGCTTAGCAATTAATTGCTAGTCAGAATATCAGATAAAATGATTAACACTTCTGCAAACAAAGCATAAGTAGTTATAATTTACCATAAGTACATTATCGAGTAAAtaagaaatgaggaaagctgaataAACAATGTAGGGTTGTGGGAGATTGAAGCTTCCATCAGCACCCGGAACACAAGGAGCTGTTTTCACTAGGAAGAGAGAATTCTCTTCTCCATAAATCATTTATTGCTTTTAGTGTTAATCTAGcagcaaatatttctggaaAACCTTCCTTCAGCTCAAAACAGAGCTGGAGGATCAAATCTTCTTTTCAGCCTGAAGACGTTCAAACAGGTACTGTCTATTTGACAGACTTATCTCTCACATTAGAAGTTGACTCTTCACATGTGTATCTGTCAGTAGTAAGGAGGATGTGGCTGGATGAGAAGGTGGGGTATTTGGACAACAATTAATTATAAAGGATATCAGCTGAGATTTGTAGAAAACACCTAATGAAGGTCTAGCAACATGCCATCCAAGGTAGATATGTAGGTATCACCCCAAAAGCAGATCTCTAgacccagagagtggtgacaGTCAGCCACAAGAGTTAGGACAACCCAAAGAAGGCAGAATGATAACCTCTTTCAACAGGCTTGCTTTGAAAACAGGTACAAGAATGAGCACAACTGACCCTTTTTCTAAATACAACTGCAGTTTTAGAAGGAAGTGAAATAGTATGACAGCATCAGGAAACATTGCAGGAGCAGCCAAATGGCTTGAGACGCAAAAGGCTTCAGCCACATATTGAACAGAGTCTGTGAAATTAGAGCAAGGATGATTTTAATCAGTTTGACACATGTAAGGAGGACCAAAGCACTGTCTCTTTCACAGATGAAAGGAacattccctttctcttccacgtttctaataaaaataattgtcaCACTTGGTCTTCGATTGGGCTTTTTGACTAACTGCTCATAATCTCTGAATAAAAAACTTCACGACCAACTGACAAACACTGATGGCAGGAATCCTGGTGAATGAGATACACATGTGCTACACAGTATTCCTAGCTCCTTCCTGCACTCATCTCCATCTGTTACAGTGGCTCTGTG
Coding sequences within:
- the LOC140252372 gene encoding alpha-1-antitrypsin-like; this translates as MKTVIYMCLLLAGLHAFAYGQLTANHHNEHDPNEPNDHIHHSAEAIACLKLVPNNADFAFKFLNEVALEAPNKNIFFSPVSISAAFAMLAMGARSVTKTQILEGLAFNLTEIQEKEIHEGFHNLMHMISHPEGGVQLNMGSAIFLTEKLKPLNKFLDDVKPLYQVEVFATDFNNSIEAEKEINDYVEKKTQGKITNLVKEMDPQTVMLLASFVFFRGNWENPFKPENTEEREFFVDAETTVKVPMMYQVGTFELYFDKDLPCTVVRLHFSGSATVFLALPAKGKMEQLEQTLDKERVKKWSDHLFRSKIQLYLPKFSISGHYEITNILSKMGIVDVFTNRADLSGITGDPELKVSKAFHKASLEVNERGTEAAEAASPKMMALSLAPSIEFNRPFLMLIFDRDTNSTLFIGKISNPTTTSTSEI